One part of the Acetoanaerobium sticklandii genome encodes these proteins:
- a CDS encoding segregation and condensation protein A: protein MSYEICVDCYEGPMDLLLDLVSKKKIDIYDISISQITKQYMDTISELNEMNMDIASDFIYMASRLLEIKSKYMLYVGLEEDMEDPRVDLYESIKEYAKFKNAALELNESLMKAPSRYFRPSIEIYYEDVIDLSKISIDDIIKSFPKFKPQEKEIKRDFTRRIISIEDKINEIKSILSEKTSFYFDEIAGEIIKEEKIASMLGILELAKAKEAYLTQSDHLERIHIERWKDIG from the coding sequence ATGTCATATGAAATTTGCGTAGACTGTTATGAAGGTCCTATGGATTTGCTTTTAGATTTAGTGTCAAAAAAGAAGATAGATATTTATGATATTTCAATATCTCAAATAACAAAGCAATATATGGATACTATATCTGAGCTTAATGAAATGAATATGGATATAGCAAGTGATTTTATTTACATGGCTTCAAGATTGCTTGAAATAAAATCCAAGTATATGCTTTATGTAGGATTAGAAGAAGATATGGAAGATCCTAGAGTTGATTTATATGAATCAATAAAAGAATATGCAAAATTTAAAAATGCAGCATTAGAGCTCAATGAATCGCTAATGAAGGCACCCTCACGTTATTTTAGACCTAGTATAGAGATATACTATGAAGACGTTATTGATTTATCAAAAATATCAATTGATGATATTATTAAATCTTTCCCAAAATTTAAGCCTCAAGAAAAAGAGATTAAAAGAGATTTTACAAGAAGAATTATATCAATTGAAGACAAAATTAATGAAATAAAATCTATATTAAGCGAAAAAACATCTTTTTATTTTGATGAGATAGCTGGAGAAATTATAAAAGAAGAAAAAATAGCTTCAATGCTAGGAATACTGGAACTAGCAAAAGCTAAAGAAGCTTATCTTACCCAAAGTGATCATTTGGAAAGGATTCATATAGAAAGGTGGAAGGATATTGGATAA
- a CDS encoding site-2 protease family protein, protein MIIDMLTMLPGILIALTFHEFAHGLAAYAMGDDTAKNAGRLSLDPMKHIDPIGFIMLFIMRFGWAKPVPINENNFRHERLGLFFVSIAGITMNLILALIFQMVLFFTADIVQLSAYVDVMRGIVWINIMLAAFNLLPIPPLDGSKIIYTFLPRNLRFTFYKYESYGSIILIILLLTGGISLLLNPVISALISFLNSIILLFRG, encoded by the coding sequence ATGATAATAGATATGCTCACAATGTTACCAGGGATATTAATTGCACTTACTTTTCACGAATTTGCACATGGGCTAGCTGCCTATGCTATGGGTGATGATACTGCTAAAAATGCAGGTAGACTTTCTCTTGACCCTATGAAGCATATAGATCCCATTGGTTTTATTATGCTCTTTATTATGAGATTTGGTTGGGCTAAACCAGTGCCTATAAATGAAAATAATTTTAGACATGAAAGATTGGGTTTATTTTTTGTTTCAATAGCAGGAATTACTATGAACCTAATATTAGCACTTATATTTCAGATGGTTTTATTTTTTACTGCTGATATAGTACAGTTATCTGCATATGTGGATGTTATGAGAGGCATAGTTTGGATAAATATTATGCTTGCTGCATTTAATCTACTTCCGATACCTCCTCTGGATGGTTCAAAAATAATATATACTTTTTTACCAAGGAATTTAAGGTTCACATTTTATAAATATGAAAGCTATGGCAGTATAATTTTAATAATATTATTATTGACTGGAGGGATAAGCTTACTACTTAATCCAGTAATTAGTGCCTTGATTTCATTCCTCAATTCTATTATCCTGTTATTTAGAGGATAA
- a CDS encoding ribonuclease J, with the protein MARKTSKLKIIPLGGLQEIGKNMTVIEYKDEIIIIDCGLSFPEDEMLGIDIVIPDITYLIKNREKIKGLVLTHGHEDHIGAIPYVLKKLDIPIYGPNLAIGLLEIKLKEHRLSNNSLNVVNPGSKIKLGNFEVEFVRVTHSIPDACALAITTGVGTIFHTGDFKVDYTPIDGQVMDLHRIAEIGSKGVLLMMGESTNVERPGYTLSESNVGHTLDEIFSEATSRILIATFASNVHRLQQIINAAYKNGRKVTTSGRSMVNVVNVARNLGYLNIPENTFIELKDINKYQDHELVIMTTGSQGEPLSALTRMASQEHRQIEIKKGDLVIFSAHPIPGNEKLVSRVINQLFERGANVIYESISDIHVSGHACQEELKLMHRLVKPKFFIPVHGEYRHLKQHMELAKKLGMPEENVFMLSNGCVFEIDKDQGKIVSKIPSGNILVDGLGVGDVGNIVLRDRKHLSEDGLMVVVVSMSKDTGKVISGPDIISRGFVYVRESEDLMDGAREVIKKSLETCENKNMREWSYLKNTIKDELRNYLYEKTKRNPMILPIIMEA; encoded by the coding sequence ATGGCAAGAAAAACATCAAAATTAAAAATAATTCCTTTGGGAGGACTTCAAGAAATAGGAAAGAATATGACAGTCATTGAGTATAAAGATGAAATCATAATCATAGATTGTGGACTTAGTTTTCCTGAAGATGAAATGTTAGGGATAGATATTGTTATTCCAGACATAACTTACTTGATTAAAAACAGAGAAAAAATTAAAGGATTGGTATTGACCCATGGACATGAAGATCACATTGGCGCGATACCTTATGTTCTAAAAAAATTAGATATTCCTATATATGGGCCTAATTTAGCAATCGGATTATTAGAAATCAAGCTCAAAGAGCATAGACTAAGTAATAACTCACTAAATGTAGTTAATCCTGGCTCAAAAATTAAATTAGGTAACTTTGAAGTAGAATTTGTAAGAGTTACTCATAGTATACCAGATGCATGTGCTTTAGCTATCACAACTGGCGTAGGCACGATTTTCCATACTGGTGATTTTAAAGTGGATTATACTCCAATCGATGGACAAGTAATGGATCTTCATCGTATAGCAGAAATAGGAAGCAAGGGCGTACTGCTAATGATGGGAGAAAGTACAAATGTTGAAAGACCAGGGTATACTTTATCAGAAAGCAATGTAGGACATACTTTAGATGAAATTTTCTCTGAGGCTACTTCTAGAATATTAATTGCAACATTTGCATCTAATGTTCATAGACTTCAGCAAATTATAAACGCAGCATACAAAAATGGTAGAAAAGTAACTACCTCAGGAAGGTCTATGGTCAATGTTGTTAATGTAGCTAGGAATTTAGGTTATTTAAATATTCCGGAAAACACTTTTATAGAATTAAAAGATATTAACAAATATCAAGACCATGAGCTTGTTATTATGACAACAGGATCTCAAGGAGAGCCTTTGTCGGCACTTACTAGGATGGCTTCTCAAGAACACAGGCAGATAGAAATTAAAAAAGGCGATTTAGTAATTTTTTCTGCTCATCCTATTCCAGGAAATGAAAAGCTAGTTTCTAGGGTTATAAATCAGCTTTTTGAAAGAGGAGCTAATGTAATCTATGAGAGCATATCAGATATCCATGTGTCTGGACATGCTTGCCAAGAAGAGCTTAAGTTAATGCACAGATTGGTTAAACCTAAATTTTTTATACCGGTGCATGGAGAATATAGACATCTAAAACAGCATATGGAGCTTGCAAAAAAACTTGGTATGCCAGAAGAAAATGTTTTTATGCTTAGCAATGGCTGTGTATTTGAGATTGATAAGGACCAAGGGAAAATTGTAAGCAAGATTCCTTCTGGAAATATTCTTGTAGACGGATTAGGCGTAGGAGATGTAGGAAACATAGTTCTTAGAGACAGAAAACATTTATCAGAAGATGGTTTGATGGTTGTGGTTGTAAGTATGTCAAAAGATACAGGTAAAGTTATTTCGGGACCAGATATTATTTCTCGTGGATTTGTTTATGTTAGAGAATCTGAAGATTTAATGGATGGAGCTAGAGAAGTAATAAAAAAATCTCTTGAAACTTGTGAAAATAAAAATATGAGAGAATGGTCTTATCTTAAAAATACAATTAAAGATGAGCTTAGAAACTATCTTTACGAAAAAACTAAAAGAAATCCTATGATATTACCGATTATAATGGAAGCATAA
- a CDS encoding metal-dependent hydrolase, which yields MKGKAHASIGLLTYYNYTILSNTEFTILGGAISLFFSLLPDLDHFNSVISKKLSNKKIESFIEAMMMLIPLSMLFYLGYLKKFDYSILFFLCLVLFISIKKKIKTSIIRKLIISIFLILICILSYNLFKNIAIVKLLLFFILIPWFSHRTFSHSIFSAFILYFITNNLGFIIKNLNMIATLSYLSHLFLGDILTPQGIPLFWPISKHRFKLNPFKGQHSVNIIENIVIVLMVLLAFYLTFVSIKYKTPQQILLGSSIFNIS from the coding sequence TTGAAGGGCAAAGCCCATGCATCCATAGGGTTATTGACATATTACAACTACACTATTTTAAGTAACACTGAGTTTACTATTTTAGGAGGAGCTATAAGCTTATTTTTTTCTCTTCTTCCTGATTTAGATCATTTTAACTCTGTAATTTCAAAAAAGCTTTCAAACAAAAAAATAGAGTCCTTTATTGAAGCAATGATGATGCTGATTCCATTATCAATGCTTTTTTACCTTGGATATTTAAAAAAATTTGATTATTCTATATTATTTTTTTTATGCCTAGTTTTATTCATATCAATTAAAAAGAAAATTAAAACCTCTATAATTCGTAAACTTATTATAAGCATTTTCTTAATACTAATTTGTATATTATCATACAATCTTTTTAAAAATATAGCTATTGTTAAGCTATTATTGTTTTTTATACTTATTCCTTGGTTTTCACATAGAACCTTTTCACATTCGATTTTTTCAGCTTTCATATTATACTTTATTACCAATAATTTGGGCTTTATAATCAAAAATCTTAACATGATAGCTACATTAAGCTATCTAAGTCATCTATTTCTAGGAGATATTCTTACTCCTCAAGGAATCCCGTTATTCTGGCCTATATCAAAACACAGATTCAAGCTAAATCCTTTTAAAGGGCAACACTCTGTTAATATAATAGAAAATATTGTAATCGTGCTTATGGTACTGCTTGCTTTCTATTTAACCTTTGTATCAATCAAATATAAAACTCCCCAACAAATATTACTGGGGAGCAGCATATTTAATATAAGCTAA
- a CDS encoding Fur family transcriptional regulator — MDTYVEQLKMKLKEEGFKLTPQRRCIVETMVSSKGKHLSSEEIYDEVKNECPEIGLATVYRTLQMLDKIGFTNKLNLDDGCVRYELNLDKDSHNHHHLICKSCGKVIEVEEDLLDHLEEKIERSYKFKINDHDVKFYGICVDCQ; from the coding sequence ATGGATACTTATGTAGAGCAATTGAAAATGAAACTAAAAGAAGAGGGCTTTAAGTTAACCCCTCAGAGAAGATGTATTGTAGAAACTATGGTATCATCAAAAGGGAAGCATTTGAGCAGTGAAGAAATCTACGATGAAGTAAAAAATGAATGCCCAGAGATAGGTTTAGCTACAGTATATAGAACTCTTCAAATGTTGGATAAAATTGGCTTCACAAATAAATTAAATTTAGATGATGGATGCGTTAGATATGAACTTAATTTAGATAAAGACTCACATAACCATCACCATTTGATTTGCAAGTCATGTGGAAAAGTTATTGAGGTTGAAGAGGATTTATTAGATCATCTAGAGGAAAAAATTGAGCGAAGCTATAAATTTAAAATCAATGATCACGATGTAAAATTCTATGGCATTTGTGTTGATTGCCAGTAG
- a CDS encoding DUF1292 domain-containing protein encodes MNNEINNDIITLIDEEGNEVEFELVMSIEANEHDYAILAPVEETEEDEAYIFRIEYDDEDEMSLIPIEDDEEYEMVVEVYETLINE; translated from the coding sequence ATGAATAATGAAATTAACAATGATATTATCACGCTGATTGATGAAGAGGGAAATGAAGTTGAATTTGAGCTTGTAATGAGCATAGAAGCGAATGAGCATGATTACGCTATACTTGCGCCAGTTGAGGAAACTGAAGAAGATGAAGCTTATATATTTCGTATAGAATACGATGATGAGGACGAAATGTCATTAATTCCAATTGAAGATGATGAAGAGTACGAGATGGTAGTGGAAGTTTATGAAACACTGATTAATGAATAA
- the ruvX gene encoding Holliday junction resolvase RuvX: MRRILGLDIGDKRIGIAVSDLLGMMAQPLYTLTRKSTKEAINEIAEIIQKEDIKQVVVGLPKNMDSSEGIQAKRTRDFSQLLLEKTNSNIEIIYCDERLTSKMARQSLSHMKLAKAKEKKLIDTAAAVHILQGYLDSKK; this comes from the coding sequence ATGAGAAGAATTTTAGGTCTTGATATAGGAGATAAAAGAATTGGAATTGCTGTTAGTGATTTGCTTGGGATGATGGCACAGCCACTATATACTTTAACTAGAAAATCTACTAAAGAAGCAATAAATGAGATAGCTGAAATCATACAAAAAGAAGATATAAAGCAAGTGGTTGTAGGATTACCTAAGAATATGGATTCAAGTGAAGGTATACAAGCTAAAAGAACTAGAGATTTTTCACAGTTGCTTTTAGAAAAAACTAATAGTAATATAGAAATAATATATTGTGACGAAAGATTGACTAGTAAAATGGCTAGGCAAAGCTTAAGTCATATGAAGCTAGCTAAAGCAAAAGAAAAAAAGTTGATTGATACAGCAGCAGCTGTACATATATTACAGGGCTATTTAGATAGCAAAAAATAA
- a CDS encoding aldo/keto reductase, producing MEYNILGKSGIKVSKMCFGTLTLGPLQKNYSVREGANLLSYAYDKGINFLDTAELYENYAQIKESLINRPRDSVSIFTKSYAYDSKTAEYSLAKALKELNTDYIDGFLLHEQESEHTLRGHMEATEFFIRAKEKGYIRSFGVSTHSVNCVLASLKYDFIDVIHPLFNKSGIGILDGSASEMLSAIKIARNKGVGIYSMKPLGGGNLIKNYDEALDYVLSVDEIDSIAIGMQSTFEIDANFMRFSNEIIPEKLKENLRAQNRQLIISDWCIGCRECEKVCKQNAISVINGKAVVDKERCVLCSYCAPRCKEFCIKII from the coding sequence ATGGAGTATAATATTTTAGGAAAAAGTGGAATTAAGGTTTCTAAAATGTGTTTTGGAACCCTTACATTAGGTCCTCTTCAGAAAAATTATTCTGTGAGGGAAGGAGCAAATCTTTTATCTTATGCATATGATAAAGGAATAAATTTTTTAGATACTGCAGAGCTTTATGAAAACTATGCTCAAATTAAAGAATCCCTAATAAATAGACCTAGAGATTCTGTAAGCATATTTACAAAATCCTATGCCTATGATTCTAAAACTGCAGAATATAGTCTAGCTAAAGCTCTAAAAGAACTAAACACTGACTATATTGATGGATTTTTACTTCACGAACAAGAAAGTGAGCATACCTTAAGAGGGCATATGGAGGCTACAGAATTTTTTATTAGGGCTAAAGAAAAGGGATACATCAGATCATTTGGGGTATCCACTCATAGCGTTAATTGCGTACTTGCTTCTCTAAAATATGATTTTATCGATGTAATTCATCCACTTTTTAATAAAAGTGGAATTGGAATATTGGATGGAAGCGCTTCAGAGATGCTTTCAGCAATCAAAATTGCAAGGAATAAAGGTGTGGGAATTTACTCGATGAAGCCATTAGGTGGAGGCAATCTTATTAAAAATTACGATGAGGCTTTAGATTATGTTTTATCAGTTGATGAGATCGATTCTATAGCCATTGGAATGCAATCTACATTTGAGATTGATGCGAATTTTATGAGATTCAGTAACGAAATCATTCCAGAAAAGCTCAAAGAAAATCTAAGAGCTCAAAATAGACAGCTAATAATTTCCGATTGGTGTATTGGATGCAGGGAATGTGAAAAGGTATGTAAGCAAAATGCTATTAGTGTTATAAATGGAAAGGCTGTAGTAGATAAAGAAAGATGCGTTTTATGTTCTTACTGTGCTCCTAGATGTAAGGAATTTTGCATAAAAATAATCTAG
- a CDS encoding IreB family regulatory phosphoprotein, which produces MNDNMDFTMKFEHKKDEEKMDEKEVVNFVYEALKEKGYNPVNQLVGYMLSGDPTYITSHKNARTIIRKYERDELLETIIREYLEGK; this is translated from the coding sequence ATGAACGATAATATGGATTTTACTATGAAGTTTGAGCATAAAAAAGACGAAGAGAAAATGGACGAAAAGGAAGTAGTTAATTTTGTATATGAAGCATTGAAAGAAAAAGGCTACAATCCCGTAAATCAGCTTGTAGGATATATGCTTTCTGGAGATCCAACTTATATAACTAGTCATAAAAATGCCAGAACGATAATAAGAAAGTATGAAAGAGACGAATTACTAGAAACTATAATTAGGGAATATCTAGAGGGAAAATAA
- the alaS gene encoding alanine--tRNA ligase, producing MKNLGVNEIREKYLSFFRSKDHYSRSSFSLVPENDKSLLLINAGMAPMKNYFMGLETPPNKRMATCQKCVRTGDIENVGKTARHATFFEMLGNFSFGDYFKKEAIAWAWEFVTKDLELNPDDLWVTVYLEDDEAFDIWEKDINVPKERIVRLGKEDNFWEIGTGTGPCGPCSEIYIDRGKEFGCSDPDCKPGCDCDRFLEFWNLVFTQFNKDEDGNYNPLPNPNIDTGMGLERMACIMQGVDSIFDIDTMKSIRDNVCELSGKEYGKSTETDVSIRLITDHSRAVTFLISDGVLPSNEGRGYVLRRLIRRAARHGRLLGIKNNFLVKLMETVIENYGEAYPDLVEKKEYIKKILTVEEEKFSETLDQGMVILKEYMDKIKSESKDVLSGEDAFRLYDTYGFPIELTLEIVEEYGLKVDEDGFKAEMQKQKERARSARTDKGVEGWKETADTLTFSIEKNEFIGYNELEASAQIKDIIFDNQKIDILSEGQAGELVFEKTPFYAESGGQVADKGIVKSENFVAEVKDVQKSHNGLFIHRVEVVSGEAKLSDKCELVVDEKLRKSTQRNHTCTHLLHKALRQVLGAHIHQAGSLVSDTRLRFDFTHFEPITSEQLSQIENMVNEAIFKAYPVKVEVMNIEEAKKSGAMALFDEKYEDNVRVVSVGEFSTELCGGTHVSNSSDIGMFKILSESGIASGVRRIEAITGSNVYQYLLEKEAVLDEIKSLVKSNEDNLVIKLSQTIEDYKTAQKELSKLKSEIAKNQINEILEGAKDIDGIKYVYSSFEDLDDETLRNVAENVIDKIENSVVLLSSYFENKISFVCMVSKGALQKGVHAGKFIKEVSSLTGGGGGGKPNMAQAGGKDISKLGEAMKQSETILKTFINS from the coding sequence GTGAAGAATTTAGGAGTAAATGAGATTAGAGAAAAGTATTTAAGTTTTTTTCGTTCGAAAGATCATTATTCTAGAAGTAGCTTTTCTTTAGTACCAGAAAATGATAAAAGTCTTTTGCTTATAAATGCAGGCATGGCTCCAATGAAAAATTATTTTATGGGGCTAGAGACTCCGCCTAATAAGAGAATGGCTACCTGCCAAAAGTGTGTTAGAACAGGAGATATCGAAAATGTTGGAAAAACTGCTAGACATGCTACTTTTTTTGAAATGCTTGGAAATTTTTCTTTTGGAGATTATTTCAAAAAAGAAGCTATTGCATGGGCGTGGGAGTTTGTTACAAAAGATTTAGAGCTAAATCCAGATGATTTATGGGTTACAGTGTATTTAGAAGATGATGAGGCCTTTGATATATGGGAAAAGGATATAAATGTTCCTAAAGAAAGAATTGTTCGACTTGGAAAAGAAGATAATTTTTGGGAGATAGGAACAGGAACAGGTCCTTGTGGTCCGTGCTCAGAAATATATATAGATAGAGGAAAAGAATTTGGATGTTCTGACCCTGATTGTAAACCAGGATGTGACTGCGATAGATTCTTAGAATTTTGGAATTTAGTTTTTACTCAGTTTAATAAAGATGAAGATGGAAACTATAACCCACTTCCAAATCCAAATATTGATACTGGTATGGGATTAGAAAGAATGGCATGCATCATGCAGGGTGTAGATAGTATTTTTGATATAGACACTATGAAAAGCATCAGAGACAATGTATGCGAGTTATCAGGCAAAGAATATGGAAAATCAACTGAAACAGATGTTTCCATTAGATTGATTACTGACCATTCTAGAGCAGTGACTTTCTTGATTTCAGATGGAGTTCTTCCTTCGAATGAAGGTAGAGGCTATGTGTTAAGAAGGTTAATAAGAAGAGCTGCAAGACATGGAAGATTATTAGGAATAAAAAATAACTTTCTAGTTAAGCTTATGGAAACTGTAATAGAAAATTATGGCGAGGCATATCCAGATTTAGTGGAGAAAAAAGAGTATATCAAAAAAATATTAACCGTTGAAGAAGAAAAATTTTCAGAAACCTTGGATCAAGGGATGGTTATTTTAAAAGAGTATATGGATAAAATTAAGTCAGAATCTAAAGATGTTTTAAGTGGTGAAGACGCATTTAGATTATACGACACTTATGGCTTCCCTATAGAATTGACATTGGAAATCGTTGAGGAGTATGGACTAAAGGTTGATGAGGATGGATTCAAAGCTGAAATGCAAAAGCAAAAAGAAAGAGCTCGCTCTGCAAGGACAGATAAAGGTGTAGAGGGATGGAAGGAAACTGCTGACACACTTACTTTTTCTATCGAAAAAAATGAATTTATTGGATATAATGAGCTTGAAGCATCGGCTCAAATTAAAGATATCATATTTGATAACCAGAAAATAGATATCTTATCAGAGGGGCAAGCAGGAGAACTGGTTTTTGAAAAAACTCCATTTTATGCAGAATCAGGTGGACAAGTAGCTGATAAAGGGATTGTAAAAAGTGAAAATTTTGTGGCTGAAGTCAAGGATGTCCAAAAATCTCATAATGGACTATTTATCCATAGAGTAGAAGTTGTATCAGGAGAAGCTAAACTTTCGGATAAATGTGAATTAGTAGTCGATGAAAAGCTAAGAAAGTCTACTCAAAGAAACCATACTTGTACTCATCTTTTGCATAAAGCTTTAAGACAAGTACTAGGTGCTCACATACATCAAGCAGGCTCTTTGGTTTCTGATACTAGATTAAGATTCGATTTTACTCATTTTGAACCTATTACTTCTGAGCAGTTAAGTCAAATTGAAAATATGGTGAATGAAGCTATATTTAAAGCTTATCCAGTTAAAGTAGAAGTAATGAATATAGAAGAAGCAAAAAAATCTGGTGCTATGGCTTTATTTGATGAGAAGTATGAAGATAATGTAAGAGTTGTTTCTGTAGGAGAATTTTCTACTGAGCTTTGCGGAGGAACGCATGTAAGCAATTCTTCTGATATCGGTATGTTTAAAATTCTTTCTGAATCTGGAATTGCTTCTGGAGTAAGAAGAATTGAAGCAATTACTGGAAGTAATGTATATCAATATTTATTGGAAAAAGAAGCTGTTCTTGATGAGATAAAATCTTTAGTAAAATCAAATGAAGACAACCTAGTAATTAAATTATCTCAAACTATTGAAGATTATAAGACAGCTCAAAAAGAACTTTCAAAGCTAAAATCAGAAATTGCAAAGAATCAGATTAATGAAATTTTAGAGGGAGCTAAAGATATTGATGGTATTAAATATGTATATAGCTCATTTGAAGATTTAGATGATGAAACACTTAGAAATGTAGCAGAAAATGTAATTGATAAAATAGAAAATTCTGTTGTACTACTAAGCAGCTATTTTGAAAATAAAATTTCGTTTGTTTGTATGGTATCAAAAGGTGCACTTCAAAAAGGTGTTCATGCTGGAAAATTCATAAAAGAAGTGTCTTCACTAACAGGCGGCGGTGGAGGTGGAAAACCTAATATGGCTCAAGCTGGTGGTAAAGATATCTCAAAATTAGGCGAGGCTATGAAGCAATCTGAGACGATATTAAAAACTTTCATAAATTCTTAA
- the nifU gene encoding Fe-S cluster assembly scaffold protein NifU → MYSDKVMDHFTNPRNVGEIEGADGVGEVGNAKCGDIMKIYLKVEDNVIQDVKFKTYGCGSAIASSSMATEMIKGKTVQEALNLTNKAVAEALDGLPPVKMHCSVLAEQAIKKALQDYALKNNLTIEGLTDVEFDDDHDHHDDIEED, encoded by the coding sequence ATGTATAGCGATAAAGTTATGGACCATTTTACAAATCCTAGAAATGTTGGAGAAATTGAAGGTGCAGATGGTGTTGGAGAAGTTGGAAATGCCAAATGTGGAGATATAATGAAAATATATCTTAAAGTAGAAGATAATGTGATTCAGGATGTAAAATTTAAAACTTATGGATGTGGCTCAGCCATAGCAAGCTCTAGCATGGCTACAGAAATGATTAAAGGCAAGACTGTTCAAGAAGCTTTAAATTTAACAAACAAAGCAGTTGCAGAAGCTTTGGATGGTCTTCCTCCAGTAAAAATGCACTGCTCAGTTTTAGCAGAGCAAGCAATAAAGAAAGCTCTTCAAGACTATGCGCTAAAGAATAATTTAACTATTGAAGGATTAACTGATGTTGAGTTTGATGATGATCACGATCATCATGATGATATAGAAGAAGATTAA
- the nifS gene encoding cysteine desulfurase NifS yields the protein MEQKRVYLDNAATTPVKKEVLDAMIPYFTNNYGNPSSIHFFGREVRKPVDEAREKVAKLLGAASNEIYFTAGGSESDNWAIKGAAFKLMNKGKHIITTKIEHHAVLHTCEYLEKEHGFQITYLDVNKDGLVDLDNFKSNLRDDTILVSIMFANNEIGTIQPIREIGQICKDKGIVFHTDAVQAVGNIKIDVKELNIDMLSLSAHKIYGPKGIGALYIKNGVKLDNLIHGGAQERKKRAGTENVPGIIGLGKACEIANDNLESHISKLTNLRERLMNGILNEIPHTIVTGSRESRLPGTASFCFKFIEGEALLLSLDLVGIAGSSGSACTSGSLDPSHVLMALGLTHEIAHGSLRLSLSDFTTEEEVDYVIEKLPPIIDRLRKMSPLYEDFLKGESVNV from the coding sequence ATGGAGCAAAAAAGAGTTTATCTTGACAATGCAGCGACTACTCCGGTAAAAAAAGAAGTTCTAGATGCTATGATACCTTACTTTACAAATAATTATGGAAACCCATCTAGTATACATTTCTTTGGCAGAGAGGTTAGAAAACCTGTAGATGAAGCTAGAGAAAAAGTAGCAAAGTTATTAGGGGCTGCAAGTAATGAAATATATTTTACTGCAGGTGGATCGGAATCGGATAACTGGGCAATAAAAGGTGCAGCTTTTAAATTGATGAATAAAGGTAAGCATATAATAACAACTAAAATTGAGCACCATGCTGTGCTTCACACTTGTGAATACTTAGAAAAAGAGCATGGATTTCAAATAACTTATTTAGATGTAAACAAGGATGGCTTAGTAGATTTAGATAATTTTAAAAGTAATCTTAGAGATGATACAATTTTAGTTAGCATAATGTTTGCCAACAATGAAATTGGAACAATTCAGCCTATAAGAGAAATCGGCCAAATTTGTAAAGATAAAGGGATTGTTTTCCATACAGATGCAGTACAGGCAGTTGGGAATATAAAAATTGATGTAAAAGAACTTAATATAGATATGCTATCACTTTCAGCTCATAAAATTTATGGGCCTAAAGGAATAGGTGCTCTTTATATTAAAAATGGAGTTAAGCTAGATAACTTAATCCATGGTGGAGCGCAGGAGCGTAAAAAAAGAGCTGGAACAGAAAACGTACCTGGAATTATAGGTCTTGGAAAAGCTTGTGAAATCGCAAATGATAATTTGGAGAGTCATATTTCTAAGCTTACTAATTTAAGAGAAAGACTTATGAATGGAATTTTAAATGAAATACCTCATACTATTGTAACAGGAAGTAGAGAAAGTAGACTACCTGGAACTGCAAGTTTTTGTTTTAAGTTTATAGAAGGTGAGGCTTTGCTTCTGAGCTTAGATTTAGTTGGTATAGCAGGCTCGAGTGGTTCAGCTTGTACATCTGGTTCACTTGACCCTTCTCATGTGCTTATGGCACTTGGACTTACTCATGAGATAGCTCATGGATCTTTACGACTTAGCTTATCAGATTTTACAACGGAAGAGGAAGTTGATTACGTAATTGAGAAGCTTCCGCCGATTATCGATAGACTTAGAAAAATGTCACCATTATATGAAGATTTTTTGAAGGGAGAATCAGTTAATGTATAG